A segment of the Plasmodium cynomolgi strain B DNA, scaffold: 0138, whole genome shotgun sequence genome:
tttccaatcaGGATGCTTAACAATGTCATAGTCAGgcttacaatttttataataagtTCTAATATATCGATTGTTAACAGTATATTCCCATATATATTGGAGTGTAGAAAAAGCAAAGCCAATGCGTTCTGAAGTATTTTTATCACCAAAAATATTGGTTAATGTATCATAGATCCAATAATTCAAAAGCTTGCACACATCGAATTCAGAATTTGAAATGTACCATAATGGAGATTTTTCTAAATATCTTAGGtactttttacaaattcctttcacttcttcttcatagtcctttaattttattgaaTCACAATGCGTACTATAATTAGTCAAATCTttatgttctatttttatttcattataaaatttttgtgaggGTAAATAACTCAATTCTATTTCTGAAAGTatctatataaaaagtaaataatatgaatatgtaaatatttatcatgcataaatttttacattatactttataaaaaatagtacattacaatttaatgaaatgttCTATACTACActaaatgtattttaaattattttactttgGATTCCTCAAAAGTTTCATGTGCCATGATTTAGAGTAAATGAaatggaattaaaaattaatatttcaaattttgtata
Coding sequences within it:
- a CDS encoding hypothetical protein (putative); amino-acid sequence: MAHETFEESKILSEIELSYLPSQKFYNEIKIEHKDLTNYSTHCDSIKLKDYEEEVKGICKKYLRYLEKSPLWYISNSEFDVCKLLNYWIYDTLTNIFGDKNTSERIGFAFSTLQYIWEYTVNNRYIRTYYKNCKPDYDIVKHPDWKKRKELYEYYVDYTTIKGISDINMSIVIVKFQLIGMKNTNILQKVNHYIQKRNQGLGLVKIVLDCYIWHIIFRMKCQPLKHPDLEQKLLIQFLVQHQFY